A region of the Planctomycetaceae bacterium genome:
CCTGAATTCAGACGTCGCGAATCCGCCGTGAACATTCCCGAACCGGCCCGATATGCCGCCGCCGCAATCACGTTCGCGTCACTCACCACCGCGACGGAACCATTAGGCTGAATGTTGGCTCCGGAATCCAGTAACAGCGAATCCGCCGTTATCGACGTCATTGTCCGATTGACTGATGCCGCCGGAGGCCGTGACGTCCAGCGCGCCATCCAGTGTCACATCATCCTGGAAGGTGGTCGATCCGCCGGAGTTCACGCTCAGCGAATCGGCAGCGATCGGTGCCAGTTCAGACTGCACGACATTTCCTGCCGCGGTCAATGCGGCATCACCGTCGATGGTCACGGCACTGGTCACATCCAGCTCGCCGGTAGACGTCAGCGTCAGACTTTCCGCGCCGGACCATCGTGATGTCGTCTGACGTGGAAATCTGAGTACCGCTGTCTTCCGAAATCACGACGTCGCCGGATGCACTGAAACTCAGCGATCCGAAATTCGTTGTGTCCGCCGCGTTGTTTCCAAGAACGATGTCTGTTCCGCGAAACGAAGCGTTGCCCCCGACGTCAAGCACCGTGCCGGCAACATCGTTAATGCTTCCGCCGGCGCTGATGCTGAGCGAATCAGAAACCGTGATGCCGTTCAATGCGATATCGTCGGAGTCCGTCAGCACCAGCGACTCGGCTTCGGCGCTGATGATCTGAAAGTTGTTGGCCGGATTATCAAGCACAACATCGCCGCCGCCGCGAATTCCCAGCAGCCGCATTTGAACACCGGCGTCACCGTCATTGACTCCCGCCAGATCACCCGCGCCGGAATGCACGGCAACGCGATTGACGACGTCCGGCGATGCATTCACCGTCAGCACCTGACCGCCGGCCGACAGCGTGAACAGATCACCCGAATCGTCGTCCGAGGCGTCCCAGATTCCGTTCGTCAGCGTAAACTGATTCTGATCCGGCGCCGTTGTTTCAATGGTCAGCGTGTCTCCGGCATCGAATCCGTTCAGCACGAGTGCTCCGCCGACAACCGCGAAACTGGCGTCCGGCAGCCGGCGGTCTTCCAGCTTCAGAACGCTCAGCCGCCGCCGACCCGCGCGTTTTGGACGCCGGAAAAGGCTGGACCGCAGCCTGCTCAGTTGCCTGGAAAGTTGTAGGCGAAGAAACATGCGAAACTGTCCGAAGCCGGAAATGTGCGACGATGCAAGCCGCTGAGCGCCGCCGAGTTGAGTGCCGCTGAGTATTGTGGCTCAGCCGCACGGAGGAACGCAACAACTGCCACCCGAACGACACGATTCGAACCGGAATGAACGTGGTCGGTCGCCGGAACGCGGCCACCGGAACCCCGTGCGGTTTCCGCGAAGTCTGCTTCCTGCACCGATTCGCGCTGTCAGGCAACCTGAACGGGTCTTTCGCCCGGTTCTCACAGTGCCGGTTCTTCGCCTCCGATATGGTCAAAAGAACGCGTGGTCAACCGCCGCCATCCCGCAGGCGGCACCGAACGTCAGCGCGTCAGTGCAAACAGACCGGAAGAAAAGTGCGATGAAACGAATTCTGACGATTGCGACCGTTGTGGCGATTGGAATGACCGCCGGCCCCGCCGTTCGAGCTCAATCCGACGACGCAGACTCAGCGGCAGCGCCGTCGACTTCTGTTGGCGTGGAAACCGAGCAGACCGTGCCGAGTCAACTGCTGCCCGTCCAGCCGGTTCCTTCCGAACCACAGCCGGTGCCGTCCAGCGCTGACGACGAGACGCTGAGCATCGTGACTCAGGACCTGATGCGTCCGCTGTCAACGGTGACTCTGGGAAAAGCCGCTTCGCCCGCGGCCGCCGACGGCACACCGCTCACGCCGCCGGAATCCGACGTCGATGAACTGTTCGGTTCCTACGGCCAGGCCGTCACGTGGACCAGCGGTGACTGGGTCGCCTACCGTCCGAATCGCAATGCATTTCCGATCTGCTACCGGCCGCTGTACTTCGAAGACCCGAACCTGGAACGCTGCGGACAAAGCCACGGCTGCCTGACCGAACTGACATCGGCTGTGCATTTCTTCGGCCGCGTACCGGTACTGCCGTACCTGATGACGGCAAACTGCCCGCACAAATGCGTGCGGGCACTTCCCGATTGTCCAACCTGCCACGAATTCGGCTCCGACGCCTATCTGCCGCCTCTGGACGCCAAAGCCACCGGTGTCGAAGCGGCCGCCGTCGTGGGCCTGATCTTCCTGCTGCCGTAAATCGATGACCCAGGGCAGCTCGCCATTCGAACCGGGCAACACGGCGCGTAGCACCTCTTCTGCTTCTGCAAAGATGTGGTACCCGCGGAGGGCGCATCTCCGGGAGGGCGAGGCTCCTGCCGAGCCGCGTATGCCAGAGGACGTCCGATTGGGCAGTGGCTCGGCGGGAGCCTCGCCCTCCCGAGGGTTGCGCAAAACGTTGACGATGGTCTTCGTCCCAAAAACGCTTTTGCGCCGCACAGCTTCTTCGAAGATGTGGTACCCGCGGAGGGCGCATCTCCGGGAGGGCGAGGCTCCTGCCGAGCCGCGTGTGCCAGAGGACGCCCGATGCGGCAGCGGCTCGGGGAGCCTCGCCCTCCCGGTGGTTGCGCCGGAGGACGTCCGCCGGCGGAAGCACGTCCCAACACGCTTTCCGACGGCTTCGCCGCACAACTTCTTCGAAGATGTGGTACCCGGGGCCGTCACGCACGCGGGGATTCACGCATCGCCCTGCAGCTTGCTTGACATTGAACTGCGTTGCAGTATCGTTGCGCGGCGTCATCTGCCCGTGGGCCGGAGTCGGGGGAGCGGCCTGTCGCGTCCGGGCAAAATCGCCGGTTGTTTGACGGTGACGCCAGCCGTCAGCCCCGGTGATACCAGAGTCCGAAACTCCCACGTCCCTGCATTGAGGCTGAGGAATGACCAAGTCTGATCGCCGCATTGACATTGAAGAAATCGACGGCGTCACAGTTGCCAGATTTCTGGAAAAGAAGATCCTGGACGAAGCCAACATCGATCTGATTGGCCAGGAATTGTTCGGTCTGGTCGATCAGGACGGCCGCACCAAAATCGTGCTGGATTTCGATCTGGTGGAATACCTTTCCAGCGCGGCTCTCGGCAAGCTGATCACGATGCACAAAAAGGTGGCGACCGCTGGAGGCAAGCTGGCTTTGTGCAACATTCAGAAGGACATTCTGGATGTCTTCAAGATCACGCAGCTTCACAAGGTGCTGGCTCTGTGCGACGATCTGGATGACGCGCTGTCTCGATTCTGACGTGCTGGCGGCCCTGGCGGGATGCCGCTGCAGAGCCGCATTTTGCGATCGAGTCAGCGGTCACGGTTTCATCGGGCAGCGCCCCGGTTTCCTTCGTGACAGCGGATCGGCACGTTCATGCCCTCCGGAATGCAGTTCGAACTTCAGATTCCCAGCGATACCAGGGAAGCGCTGAAGGTTCAGGACCGCGTCATCGCGCTGATGGAACAGCGGGCATTCAGTTCGAAGGACGTGTTTGCGATGCGGCTGGCCATGGAGGAAGCTCTGACCAACGCGATCAAACACGGCAACCGCGGCAATCACACCCTGAATGTTCGGATTGAATGCGACATCAGCGACGAACGCGTGCGGGTGGTGGTGGCGGACGAAGGCACTGGTTTCAATCCGGACGACGTGCCGGACCCGACGCTTCCCGAATTCATCGGACGCGCGGCGGGACGCGGCCTGATTCTGATGCGGGCCTACATGGATTTGTGCCGGTACAACGATCGCGGCAATCAGATCACGATGGAGCGGTTTCGAGATTCCGAACGTCCGATCGTCGACGACTGATCCGGCGTCTGCCGACGTTTGCCAGCGGGCCGTCGGCAGAGACTTCCGAAACGTGCCGGTGGTCGAAAGTCCGCCTGCTCCCGCCCATCGCCGGTGATTTGCGAGTGAATCGGCGCTGCCTATAATCCCCGCCCATCAGTCGACCACGCCGGCGTCAGCCGCAGCATTCTCAGGATCCCATTGTGCTTAGATCTCACACCTGCGGCGAACTGCGCCGCGAACACGTTGACCAATCCGTCACATTATCCGGCTGGGTCAACAGCTATCGCGAACAGGGCAAGGACCTGGTGTTCGTCGATCTCCGTGACCGCTATGGAAAAACGCAGGTGGTTTTTCGCACGGACGAAAGCAGTGAGATCGATACTCGCGCGCGCAAGCTGCGGCGGGAAGACGTGATTCAGGTCAGCGGAGAAGTCCGCTATCGGGGCGACGACCTGGTAAATCCGAAGCTGCAGACCGGCGACATCGAAGTCCGTGCTCACCAGTTGACGATTCTCAGCACCAGCCGCACGCCTCCGTTTGAAGTCGACGGGGCCGATCTGCCCAACGAAGAGCTGCGGCTGAAGTACCGGTTTGTCGATCTTC
Encoded here:
- a CDS encoding STAS domain-containing protein — its product is MTKSDRRIDIEEIDGVTVARFLEKKILDEANIDLIGQELFGLVDQDGRTKIVLDFDLVEYLSSAALGKLITMHKKVATAGGKLALCNIQKDILDVFKITQLHKVLALCDDLDDALSRF
- a CDS encoding ATP-binding protein gives rise to the protein MPSGMQFELQIPSDTREALKVQDRVIALMEQRAFSSKDVFAMRLAMEEALTNAIKHGNRGNHTLNVRIECDISDERVRVVVADEGTGFNPDDVPDPTLPEFIGRAAGRGLILMRAYMDLCRYNDRGNQITMERFRDSERPIVDD